The following are from one region of the Cloacibacterium normanense genome:
- a CDS encoding Lrp/AsnC family transcriptional regulator, which yields MNYQLDEIDKKILDFLVENTRMPFTEIAKQMDVSAGTIHVRVKKMEDAGIILGSSLNIDYGKLDYHFTAFIGILLTKSNRTQEVLKELASIPNVVEASVISGKYNIFCKVRAKNTEDAKRIIYQIDDIQDVMRTESMISMEEFLSDKNRLINAISV from the coding sequence ATGAATTATCAATTAGATGAAATAGACAAAAAAATCTTAGATTTTTTAGTAGAAAATACAAGAATGCCTTTCACTGAAATCGCTAAACAGATGGATGTGTCTGCAGGTACTATTCACGTAAGAGTAAAGAAAATGGAAGATGCAGGAATTATCCTGGGTTCTTCTTTAAATATAGATTATGGTAAATTAGATTATCATTTTACTGCATTCATTGGAATTTTATTAACCAAATCTAACAGAACTCAAGAAGTTCTTAAAGAATTAGCGTCTATTCCAAATGTAGTAGAAGCAAGCGTAATTTCTGGTAAGTATAACATCTTCTGCAAGGTAAGAGCTAAAAATACAGAAGACGCTAAAAGAATCATTTATCAAATAGATGACATTCAAGATGTTATGAGAACTGAATCTATGATTTCTATGGAAGAGTTCCTAAGTGATAAAAATAGATTAATTAATGCTATTTCTGTTTAA
- a CDS encoding RrF2 family transcriptional regulator — translation MFSKACEYAIKSVIYIAQEALAGKKTNVKQIAEATNAPEAFVAKILQPLSKKGILTSNKGKQGGFSVELDKIDKIKLIEIVLATDGPDILTRCAFGLEKCTSEKPCPFHDKFKGIREELRDSLSEISVYDMALKTEQGIAFLKN, via the coding sequence ATGTTTTCTAAAGCTTGCGAATACGCTATAAAATCGGTAATTTATATAGCACAAGAAGCTCTTGCTGGTAAAAAAACCAATGTAAAACAAATCGCTGAAGCTACAAACGCTCCAGAAGCTTTTGTTGCAAAAATTCTACAACCTCTTTCTAAGAAGGGGATATTGACGTCTAATAAAGGAAAACAAGGTGGTTTTTCGGTAGAATTAGACAAGATTGATAAGATTAAACTCATAGAAATTGTACTCGCAACAGATGGTCCAGATATTCTAACGAGATGTGCATTTGGTTTAGAAAAATGTACTTCAGAGAAACCATGTCCTTTTCACGATAAATTCAAAGGAATAAGGGAAGAATTAAGAGATTCTCTCAGTGAAATATCAGTCTATGATATGGCGCTTAAAACAGAACAAGGCATTGCCTTCTTAAAGAACTAG
- the ric gene encoding iron-sulfur cluster repair di-iron protein: MEIKDKTIGGIVAEDFRTAAVFKKYGIDFCCKGNRSIEEVCAVKKKNPEDIYADLERVTQNATQNIDFKAWDLDLLSDYIEKTHHRYVEEKTIYLLQFLDKLRRVKGDRYPELIEVHELFKQSAEDLGAHMKKEELVLFPFIRNMVEAKRRGVELPKPHFGAVENPIEMMKHEHENEGDRFEKIAQLLNQYTPPADACNTHQVTYKMLQEFEENLHTHIHLENNILFPKAIELQKELQN; encoded by the coding sequence ATGGAAATAAAAGACAAAACAATAGGCGGAATTGTAGCCGAAGATTTTAGAACAGCAGCTGTATTTAAAAAATACGGAATCGATTTTTGTTGCAAAGGAAATAGAAGTATAGAAGAAGTTTGTGCAGTGAAAAAGAAAAATCCAGAAGATATTTATGCAGATTTAGAAAGAGTAACGCAAAATGCAACTCAGAACATCGATTTTAAAGCTTGGGATTTAGATTTATTGTCAGATTATATCGAGAAAACGCACCACCGTTATGTAGAAGAAAAAACCATTTATTTGCTTCAGTTTTTAGATAAATTAAGAAGAGTAAAAGGCGATAGATATCCAGAGCTAATTGAAGTTCACGAATTGTTTAAACAATCTGCCGAAGATTTAGGAGCTCACATGAAAAAAGAAGAATTGGTATTATTTCCGTTCATTAGAAACATGGTAGAAGCAAAAAGAAGAGGCGTAGAATTACCAAAACCACATTTTGGAGCAGTAGAAAATCCAATTGAGATGATGAAACATGAACACGAAAATGAAGGAGATCGTTTCGAAAAAATAGCCCAACTTTTAAATCAATATACACCACCTGCAGATGCATGTAACACGCATCAGGTTACTTATAAAATGCTTCAGGAATTCGAAGAAAATTTACATACTCATATCCATTTAGAGAATAATATTCTGTTTCCAAAAGCAATTGAGTTGCAAAAAGAATTGCAAAATTAA